In one Diabrotica virgifera virgifera chromosome 5, PGI_DIABVI_V3a genomic region, the following are encoded:
- the LOC126885499 gene encoding uncharacterized protein LOC126885499 encodes MGMLKVNTTFCGEFIKKAEEVENLERKYFNTKNEVIDVTTDLNYWFEVYVKNIVLTDLSEFEESQSGWALNQIISLEININKFEMAKGASSYIQLHPKVTKKRACINVKNNDQACFAWAIVSALYSVNINTNKTTSYPHYTTVLNLKGLTFPVTLNQISLFEKNNENISVNVFELNVKDELFNFSVLPVRLTKQKREKHVNLLIVQNKYYFNNEVDNVGPWSGGRDEDLIHFHYIWIKDLGKLVKSQLSKHNGKKYICDRCLNYFYTKEKLDAHIIYCEKIDDCKISFTKEPYVKFKNFVYKEKLPFLVYADFESLLVPLRASHSTPSTTSTHPYQRHTAYSAGLYFKCNYDDNFSFYKSHVGLDCMSWFSHEIDNLAQFIHSKLINIQPMNVEVSLKDATERCHICNRKFLEKDRIVRDHCHLTGNFRGFAHNGCNLNYKKAFVVPIAFHNMSGYDSHFIIKDLAKMYDISILPVNKEKYISFTVYHKKTNIRFRFIDTFRFMGSSLDSLVSTLKPENFGILRKQFPNLDDETFKLLTKKGVFFYDYLDKIERLDETKLPNKEKFYNKLNDEHISDSNYAHAKLVWEKFNMKTLWDYSNLYMKTDILLLAVVFETFRDTCFKTYGLDPGHYYTIPGFTWDAMLKYTGCHLETIQDVDMLLFYERGIRGGISQCCNRMGEANNKYMMNYDPSKPSKYLMYLDVNNLYGWAMSEPLPYGGFHWDDTNIDVMSIPDDAKEGYILEVDLSYPENLHDYHKDLPFCVEHCKPPGSKQSKLLSTLYNKTNYVIHYRNLKQAISHGLVLTKIHKVLRFKQMTWLKGYIALNTQLRAQAKTSFEKNLYKLMNNAVFGKTMENQRKHRLVKLVNKWEGRVGARNLIASPKFHSRVIFDQSLMAVELKKAEIIFNKPLYVGMAILELSKTCIYEFHYDYMLQKFPLNQNKLLYIDTDGLIYETECNDIYEEMIKPDIHRFDTSDYPPNNPWNIPLVNKKVPGLMKDENNSKIMTHFVGLRSKQYTYKVAGEKDVKKSKGVKMNVVKMKINFDDYLNCLKSFRETAETKSLFYATQRCIQSKLHEVYSIEQTKIALNPFDDKRHLLSNTFDTLPWGHYSITHR; translated from the coding sequence ATGGGCATGTTAAAAGTAAATACTACATTTTGTGGGGAATTTATCAAAAAAGCTGAGGAGGTGGAAAATTtagaaagaaaatattttaatactaaaaaTGAAGTTATTGATGTGACTACCGATTTAAATTATTGGTTTGAAGTTTacgttaaaaatattgttttgaccGATTTATCTGAATTTGAGGAATCTCAGAGTGGTTGGGCACTGAATCAAAttatatctttagaaataaacattaataaatttgaaATGGCTAAAGGAGCCTCATCGTATATTCAATTGCATCCTAAAGTTACCAAAAAACGAGCTTGTATCAATGTTAAGAATAACGACCAGGCTTGTTTTGCTTGGGCCATTGTATCAGCCCTATATTCAGTTAACATAAACACTAACAAAACTACTTCATATCCTCATTACACCACTGTCCTTAATTTAAAAGGTCTTACATTTCCAGTAACTCTAAATCAAATTTCCCtctttgaaaaaaataatgaaaatatttccGTTAATGTTTTCGAGTTAAATGTTAAAGATGAGCTTTTCAATTTTTCGGTACTTCCTGTGAGATTAACTAAACAAAAACGGGAAAAACATGTCAATCTGTTGAtagttcaaaataaatattattttaataatgaagTGGACAACGTCGGACCATGGAGTGGTGGACGTGATGAAGATCTAATACATTTTCACTATATTTGGATAAAAGATTTAGGCAAACTTGTCAAGTCACAACTTTCTAAACACAATGGAAAGAAATATATATGTGACAgatgtcttaattatttttatacaaaagaAAAGTTGGATGCTCATATCATCTACTGTGAAAAGATAGATGACTGCAAAATAAGTTTCACCAAAGAACCatatgtcaaatttaaaaactttgtttacaaagaaaaattgCCATTCCTAGTATACGCAGATTTTGAATCACTGCTCGTTCCTCTTCGCGCATCCCACTCAACACCATCAACTACGTCAACGCATCCATATCAAAGACACACAGCGTACAGTGCCGGATTATATTTTAAGTGTAATTATGACGATAATTTTTCATTCTACAAAAGTCATGTGGGTTTGGATTGTATGTCATGGTTTTCACATGAAAttgacaatttagctcaatttattcattcaaaattaataaatattcaacCCATGAACGTTGAAGTAAGTTTAAAAGATGCTACTGAGAGATGTCACATTTGTAATAGAAAATTTTTGGAGAAGGATCGAATTGTAAGAGACCATTGTCATTTGACTGGCAATTTTAGAGGTTTTGCACACAATGGGtgcaatttaaattataaaaaagcaTTTGTGGTTCCAATAGCCTTCCACAATATGAGTGGTTACGACTCGCATTTCATAATAAAGGATTTAGCGAAAATGTACGACATTTCCATTTTACCAgtcaacaaagaaaaatatattagtttCACAGTTTACCATAAAAAGACAAATATTAGATTCCGGTTCATTGATACTTTTAGATTTATGGGGAGTTCATTAGATAGCTTAGTTTCAACTTTGAAGCCAGaaaattttggaattttaagaaaACAATTTCCAAATTTAGATGATGAAACGTTCAAGTTGTTAACTAAAAAAGGAGTATTCTTTTATGATTATTTAGATAAAATTGAACGGTTGGATGAAACAAAGTTGCCAAATAAAGAAAAATTCTACAATAAACTGAACGATGAGCATATATCAGATTCAAATTATGCTCACGCTAAATTAGTGTGGGAGAAATTTAACATGAAGACTCTTTGGGATTACAGTAATTTATACATGAAGACAGATATACTTCTTTTGGCTGTAGTTTTCGAAACTTTTCGAGACACATGCTTCAAGACATATGGATTAGATCCAGGACACTACTATACCATCCCAGGTTTTACATGGGATGCAATGCTCAAGTATACAGGATGTCACTTGGAAACTATACAAGATGTTGATATGCTTTTATTCTATGAACGAGGTATACGTGGAGGTATATCACAGTGTTGTAACCGGATGGGGGAGGCTAACAACAAATACATGATGAATTACGATCCATCTAAACCTTCTAAATATCTCATGTACCTTGATGTTAACAATCTATATGGTTGGGCGATGAGTGAACCTCTCCCTTATGGAGGTTTCCATTGGGATGATACAAATATCGATGTTATGTCAATACCTGACGATGCAAAAGAGGGATACATTCTTGAAGTTGATCTCTCTTATCCAGAAAACTTACATGACTACCATAAAGATTTACCGTTTTGTGTAGAGCATTGCAAACCTCCTGGTTCCAAACAATCTAAACTCTTGTCCACTCTGTACAATAAAACTAACTACGTTATTCACTACAGGAACCTAAAACAGGCTATATCACATGGATTAGTTCTTACTAAAATTCATAAGGTATTGAGATTCAAGCAAATGACTTGGTTAAAAGGTTACATTGCTCTTAATACACAATTGAGGGCTCAAGCTAAAACAAGCTTTGAGAAAAACTTATACAAGCTCATGAACAACGCTGTATTCGGGAAGACCATGGAGAACCAAAGGAAGCATAGGCTGGTGAAACTAGTAAATAAATGGGAGGGACGCGTAGGTGCTCGAAATTTGATTGCTAGCCCGAAGTTTCATAGTCGCGTTATTTTCGATCAATCATTAATGGCAGTAGAATTAAAGAAAgctgaaattatttttaataaaccaTTGTATGTTGGAATGGCAATTTTAGAACTTTCTAAAACCTGCATATATGAATTTCATTATGACTATATGTTACAAAAATTCccattaaatcaaaataaattgctTTATATTGATACTGATGGATTGATTTATGAAACTGAATGTAATGATATATACGAGGAAATGATTAAGCCTGACATTCATAGATTTGATACAAGCGATTATCCCCCAAATAATCCTTGGAATATTCCTTTAGTAAACAAAAAAGTGCCAGGTCTAATGAAAGatgagaataactcaaaaatcaTGACTCACTTCGTTGGTCTTCGTTCAAAGCAATATACATATAAAGTGGCTGGGGAGAAAGATGTTAAAAAGTCGAAAGGGGTTAAGATGAATGTTGTAAAGATGAAAATTAACTTTGATGATTATTTGAATTGTTTGAAAAGTTTTCGTGAAACTGCCGAAACAAAATCACTTTTTTATGCAACACAGCGTTGTATACAATCTAAATTACATGAAGTTTACAGTATTGAGCAAACTAAAATAGCCTTAAACCCTTTTGATGACAAACGGCACTTACTCTCCAACACTTTTGATACGTTGCCCTGGGGCCACTACAGTATAACACATAGGTGA
- the LOC126885500 gene encoding matrix metalloproteinase-18-like gives MHINKVVLLIATSISFCLGGNFTETNAVSWLEQYGYITTSETASTDITETLEQFQERYNLPVDGKLNKETMELMQKPRCTQGDNAYAVKSAWKKFDIKWYFPQATPQALTVTKRVFEIWEEASKFKFTYLRIPDPNPDITITVVPKQHYFRYNCQGNDECPFKFTSGILAHSYFPPTSGCIEIHMNSNLTWDFSLNSTAEGRTNFFAVLLHEVGHALGLAHSSDKKAVMYPFYETFPSHITDDDKRGLEKLYGHKSKSASIPTQPRSSSPTTTERSRTTTAARTNKSKQNIITNVCELEYPDLIFLAYAPSFPTYRMYIVSKDLVWKYDLNNEKIPTNAEQFIRYFPRGITNVTHVFQSSNGDMIGVSRNRIYAAAFPSLRIHTDNMVPEINNARSINGLFQTNSGKKFVCFDGSFIEFNDKDIISRGRISDVFPGIPNDITSAFNYIDGHIYFLKHNVYYKFNEFTRSVIEKGTFNWNMLGIPCPDNGLIKQLKSLLSKVNLFYE, from the coding sequence ATGCATATCAATAAAGTTGTTCTGCTCATCGCAACCAGCATAAGTTTTTGCTTAGGTGGAAATTTTACTGAGACAAATGCAGTGTCATGGCTAGAACAATATGGTTACATCACCACAAGTGAAACTGCCAGTACTGATATTACTGAAACACTAGAACAGTTTCAAGAAAGATATAATTTACCGGTAGATgggaaattaaataaagaaacgATGGAGTTAATGCAGAAACCACGATGTACACAAGGAGACAATGCTTACGCTGTAAAATCAGCATGgaaaaaatttgatataaaatggtattttccaCAAGCAACCCCTCAAGCTTTGACAGTCACTAAAAGAGTATTTGAAATATGGGAAGAAGCATCAAAATTTAAGTTTACTTATCTGAGAATCCCAGATCCAAATCCGGATATAACTATAACAGTAGTTCCAAAACAGCACTATTTTCGATACAATTGTCAGGGTAACGACGAATGTCCTTTTAAATTTACAAGTGGTATATTAGCACATTCTTATTTTCCACCTACATCTGGGTGCATAGAAATTCATATGAATAGCAATCTAACATGGGATTTCAGTTTAAATTCTACAGCAGAAGGTCGAACAAATTTCTTTGCAGTCCTTCTCCATGAAGTTGGTCACGCTTTAGGTTTAGCACACAGTAGCGATAAGAAGGCTGTAATGTATCCCTTTTATGAAACCTTTCCTTCTCACATAACTGATGATGATAAAAGAGGCTTAGAAAAGTTATATGGACATAAAAGTAAATCTGCATCTATTCCAACTCAACCTAGGAGTAGTTCACCAACTACAACAGAAAGATCTAGGACAACCACAGCAGCTAGGACTAATAAATCAAAGCAAAATATAATAACGAATGTATGTGAATTGGAATATCCAGATTTAATATTTTTAGCGTATGCTCCATCATTTCCAACATACCGAATGTATATAGTAAGTAAGGATCTGGTATGGAAATATGACTTAAATAATGAAAAGATACCCACCAATGCTGAACAATTTATAAGATACTTTCCAAGGGGAATTACGAACGTGACACATGTTTTTCAAAGTTCCAATGGAGATATGATTGGTGTAAGCAGAAATCGTATATATGCAGCAGCATTTCCTAGCTTAAGAATTCATACAGATAACATGGTACCTGAAATCAATAACGCAAGAAGTATTAACGGTTTATTCCAAACAAATTCAggaaaaaaatttgtttgttttgatGGTTCATTTATTGAATTTAATGATAAAGACATTATCTCAAGAGGACGCATAAGTGACGTTTTTCCAGGAATACCAAATGATATTACATCAGCATTTAATTACATCGATGGACATATATATTTCTTAAAGCACAACGTCTATTACAAGTTTAATGAATTTACAAGAAGTGTCATTGAAAAAGGTACTTTTAATTGGAATATGTTGGGGATCCCTTGTCCTGATAATGGATTAATAAAACAACTGAAATCCTTATTATCTAAAGTaaatttattttatgaataa